A single Dasypus novemcinctus isolate mDasNov1 chromosome 4, mDasNov1.1.hap2, whole genome shotgun sequence DNA region contains:
- the LOC101412484 gene encoding solute carrier family 2, facilitated glucose transporter member 2-like isoform X1 — translation MTGDKITGTLAFAVFTAVLSSFKCGYDLYVVNAPREVIKSHYRRVLTSLDDQKATNEYTLNSTEDVPTVPHPVDPIPTPWAEEESMEFAHLITILWSLSVYSFAIGGMIASLFGGLLGEKFGRIKALWVANCLALVGALLMGLSKLGPSHILIISGRVVSGLYCGIISVLVPMYISEIAPTSLRGALGTFHQLAIVTGILISQILGLHFVLGNQDLWHVLLGLSVVPVVLQSLLLFFCPESPRYLYIKVDEEVKARDSLKRLRGSDDVTKDMNDMRREKEDTSCEQEVSIIKLFTNSSYRKPVLVAVMLHMNQQFYGTNVSFYYSTPVFESAGISHPDYAMIGLGIVNVVFTVVSVFLVEKRGRLSLLKIGFIGMLLSAILMSVGFCQQFAWMNYVNMAAFFFFTGFFGIGLGPIPWFMVAEFFTQGPRPSALAIAAFSNWTCIFIIALTIPYFRDFGELYIFLLVLFCFLSSSLKFPETEGKSFKEIAAKF, via the exons ATCACTGGGACCTTGGCTTTTGCTGTCTTCACTGCGGTGCTGAGTTCCTTCAAGTGTGGATATGACCTTTATGTGGTCAACGCACCTCGAGAG gTAATAAAATCCCATTATAGACGTGTGTTGACCTCACTGGATGACCAAAAGGCCACCAACGAATATACTCTCAACAGCACAGAGGACGTGCCCACAGTCCCACACCCAGTGGACCCCATTCCAACCCCTTGGGccgaggaagagagtatggagtTTGCTCACCTGATCACCATACTCTGGTCCCTGTCTGTATACAGCTTTGCAATTGGTGGAATGATTGCATCATTATTTGGTGGGTTGCTTGGGGAGAAGTTTGGAAG AATCAAAGCTTTGTGGGTAGCTAACTGTCTTGCGTTAGTTGGAGCTCTCTTGATGGGGCTTTCGAAACTGGGACCTTCTCACATTCTTATCATTTCAGGAAGAGTCGTATCAGGACTCTATTGTG GGATTATATCAGTCCTGGTTCCAATGTACATTAGTGAAATTGCTCCCACCTCTCTCAGGGGTGCTCTTGGCACCTTCCACCAGCTGGCCATCGTCACAGGCATTCTTATTAGTCAG ATTCTGGGCCTCCACTTTGTCCTTGGCAATCAGGATCTGTGGCACGTCTTGCTTGGCCTATCTGTGGTGCCAGTTGTCCTACAGTCTCTGTTGCTCTTCTTCTGTCCAGAAAGCCCCAGATACCTTTATATCAAGGTGGATGAGGAAGTCAAAGCGAGAGACA GCTTGAAAAGACTCAGAGGATCTGATGATGTCACCAAAGACATGAATGAtatgagaagagaaaaggaagacacATCATGTGAGCAGGAAGTCTCCATAATTAAACTCTTCACCAATTCCAGCTATCGGAAGCCCGTTCTAGTAGCAGTGATGCTCCACATGAATCAGCAATTTTATGGAACCAATGTC AGTTTTTACTACTCAACCCCCGTTTTTGAGAGCGCTGGAATCAGTCATCCTGATTATGCAATGATTGGACTTGGTATTGTCAACGTAGTTTTCACTGTTGTCTCT GTATTCCTTgtggagaagagagggagattaTCTCTGCTTAAAATTGGATTCATTGGGATGCTTTTGTCTGCCATCTTGATGTCAGTGGGATTTTGTCAACAA TTTGCTTGGATGAATTATGTGAACATGGCAGCCTTCTTCTTCTTCACCGGTTTCTTTGGAATTGGGCTAGGCCCCATCCCCTGGTTCATGGTGGCTGAGTTTTTCACGCAAGGACCACGCCCCTCTGCTTTAGCAATAGCTGCATTCAGCAACTGGACGTGCATTTTCATCATAGCCCTAACTATCCCTTACTTTAGG GACTTTGGtgaactttatatatttttgctcGTGTTGTTTTGCTTCCTTTCCTCATCCCTTAAATTTCCAGAAACCGAAGGAAAGTCCTTCAAAGAAATTGCAGCAAAATTCTGA
- the LOC101412484 gene encoding solute carrier family 2, facilitated glucose transporter member 2-like isoform X2, translating to MTGDKITGTLAFAVFTAVLSSFKCGYDLYVVNAPREVIKSHYRRVLTSLDDQKATNEYTLNSTEDVPTVPHPVDPIPTPWAEEESMEFAHLITILWSLSVYSFAIGGMIASLFGGLLGEKFGRIKALWVANCLALVGALLMGLSKLGPSHILIISGRVVSGLYCGIISVLVPMYISEIAPTSLRGALGTFHQLAIVTGILISQILGLHFVLGNQDLWHVLLGLSVVPVVLQSLLLFFCPESPRYLYIKVDEEVKARDSLKRLRGSDDVTKDMNDMRREKEDTSCEQEVSIIKLFTNSSYRKPVLVAVMLHMNQQFYGTNVSFYYSTPVFESAGISHPDYAMIGLGIVNVVFTVVSVFLVEKRGRLSLLKIGFIGMLLSAILMSVGFCQQDFGELYIFLLVLFCFLSSSLKFPETEGKSFKEIAAKF from the exons ATCACTGGGACCTTGGCTTTTGCTGTCTTCACTGCGGTGCTGAGTTCCTTCAAGTGTGGATATGACCTTTATGTGGTCAACGCACCTCGAGAG gTAATAAAATCCCATTATAGACGTGTGTTGACCTCACTGGATGACCAAAAGGCCACCAACGAATATACTCTCAACAGCACAGAGGACGTGCCCACAGTCCCACACCCAGTGGACCCCATTCCAACCCCTTGGGccgaggaagagagtatggagtTTGCTCACCTGATCACCATACTCTGGTCCCTGTCTGTATACAGCTTTGCAATTGGTGGAATGATTGCATCATTATTTGGTGGGTTGCTTGGGGAGAAGTTTGGAAG AATCAAAGCTTTGTGGGTAGCTAACTGTCTTGCGTTAGTTGGAGCTCTCTTGATGGGGCTTTCGAAACTGGGACCTTCTCACATTCTTATCATTTCAGGAAGAGTCGTATCAGGACTCTATTGTG GGATTATATCAGTCCTGGTTCCAATGTACATTAGTGAAATTGCTCCCACCTCTCTCAGGGGTGCTCTTGGCACCTTCCACCAGCTGGCCATCGTCACAGGCATTCTTATTAGTCAG ATTCTGGGCCTCCACTTTGTCCTTGGCAATCAGGATCTGTGGCACGTCTTGCTTGGCCTATCTGTGGTGCCAGTTGTCCTACAGTCTCTGTTGCTCTTCTTCTGTCCAGAAAGCCCCAGATACCTTTATATCAAGGTGGATGAGGAAGTCAAAGCGAGAGACA GCTTGAAAAGACTCAGAGGATCTGATGATGTCACCAAAGACATGAATGAtatgagaagagaaaaggaagacacATCATGTGAGCAGGAAGTCTCCATAATTAAACTCTTCACCAATTCCAGCTATCGGAAGCCCGTTCTAGTAGCAGTGATGCTCCACATGAATCAGCAATTTTATGGAACCAATGTC AGTTTTTACTACTCAACCCCCGTTTTTGAGAGCGCTGGAATCAGTCATCCTGATTATGCAATGATTGGACTTGGTATTGTCAACGTAGTTTTCACTGTTGTCTCT GTATTCCTTgtggagaagagagggagattaTCTCTGCTTAAAATTGGATTCATTGGGATGCTTTTGTCTGCCATCTTGATGTCAGTGGGATTTTGTCAACAA GACTTTGGtgaactttatatatttttgctcGTGTTGTTTTGCTTCCTTTCCTCATCCCTTAAATTTCCAGAAACCGAAGGAAAGTCCTTCAAAGAAATTGCAGCAAAATTCTGA